The genomic DNA CAGGCGGAGCGCGTCGCAGATGCGAAGGGGGTGGCCGCATGAGCGCCGCGAGCGTCCTCAGCATCCGCGACCTGACCATCGACATCGGTCGTCCTCTCGTCCGCGGTGTCTCCCTGGAACTCGAGCCGGGTCGCATCCACGGCCTGGCGGGTGAATCCGGTTCTGGCAAGACACTGACCGCACTGGCCGTGCTCGGCCTGCTGCCGCGGCAGGCACGCGCCGGCGGTTCCATCACGCTCGGTGGTGAAGAACTGCTCGGCATGCCCCGTCGCGCGCTGAATCGCATCCGCGGTCGACGGGTCGCGATGGTCTTCCAGGACCCATCGGCATCTCTGCATCCGCAGCTCCCGGTCGGCCGCCAGCTCACCGACCACATGCGGGTGCACCTCGGACTCCGCGGCGAGGCGGCGCGGAACCGCGCGGTGGAACTGCTCGAGACCGTGCAGGTGCCGAATCCCGCCGAGGCCCTCAAACGCTATCCGCACCAGTTCTCGGGAGGTCAGCGCCAGCGCATCGCGATCGCGTGCGCCCTCGCCTGCGACCCCGAGGTGCTCCTCGCCGACGAGCCGACGACGGCGCTCGATGTCACCGTGCAGGCGGGGATCCTGCGCCTGCTGCGCGACCTCGCGTCCGAGCGCGAACTCGCGGTGCTGCTCGTCACGCACGATCTGGGCGTCATGAGCGCCATCGCCGACGAGGTGATGGTGATGAAGGACGGCCAGGTTGTCGAGCGTGCCGACAGGGAGACGCTGTTCCGTTCACCGCAGCACGAATACACCAGGAAGCTTCTCGCGGCACTGCCCGGGTCACGGATCGAGGAGGACGGGAATGAGTGAGATCGCTGTCCTCGATGCGAGGGACGTCGTGGTGCGATACCCCGGCAATCCTCCGGTGATCGCCGTCGACGGGGTGTCCCTGCAGGTGGCCGCGGGGGAGACCGTGGCGCTGGTCGGCGAATCCGGCAGCGGCAAGTCGAGCCTCGCCCGCGCCGTGGTCGGCATCGAGAAGATCGCGGCCGGGAGCGTGCGATTCCGCGATGCCGAGGTCGCGCCGCTCGGCATCCGCCGACGCCCGACCGCTCTCACCGGCATCCAGATGGTGTTCCAGGATCCATCGACCTCGCTCAACCCGCGTCGCCGGGTCGGCGACCAGATCGCCGACGGCATCGCCACCGCGAGACACCGCGGAGAAGCAGGGTCACGGGTCGAGGAATGGCTGGAGCGCGTCGGTCTGCCCACCCAGGTCGCGACGCGCTTCCCGCACCAGTTCTCCGGCGGTCAGAAGCAGCGCATCGCCATCGCCAGGGCGCTCGCCGCACGACCTGATCTGCTGGTCGCCGACGAGCCGATCTCGGCGCTGGACGCGTCCACCCAGACGAGCGTCGCTGCCCTGATGCGCGACCTCGTCGCGGAAGCGGGGGCGGGGATGCTGTTCATCTCGCACGACCTCGCGGTGGTGCAGCGCATCGCCGACCGCACGCTCGTCATGTACGGCGGCCAGGTGCTGGAATCCGGCCCCACTGCCGAGTTGTGGGCCGAGCCGCAGCATCCGTACACCCGATCGCTGCTGGCCGCCATCCCGGAGCCGGATGGGGCAGGGCGAATTCCGGATGCGCCGACGGCCGAGGACCGGCTGAACTGGATCGAGGTCGCCCCGATCCTGCGCTGAGCGGGCCGGCACCGGTCACTCGCTGTTCACCCGGGCGTCGCCCGCCGGAAAGCGGGGAGTGCCACCATGCCGGATACCGTCCAGCCCCGGGAGTTCTGTGCGCACGCCATCCGTCACCGTCATCCTTCCCGCGAAGGACGCCGGAGCGTTCATCGGGACGACGCTGGAGACGCTGCTGCGGCAGTTCGATGATCCGGCCGCGCTGAAGCTCGTCGCGATCGACGACGGATCGAGCGACGACACCGGAGCGCAGATGCGTCGCTACGCGGAGCGCTTCGCGCACGCCGAGGTGCTCGTCAACCCTCGCCCGGTCGGTCTCGCGACCGCCCGCAACCAGGGGCTGGCGCACGTTGAGGGCGAAGCCTTCTGCTTCGTCGACGGAGATGACTGGATGCAGCCGCGTCGCCTGCAGGTGCTCGCCGATCGGCTGCGCGCGCTGGACTGCGATTTCGTGCGCACCGACCACGTGCGCGTGGCCGGCACCGAGCGCACGCTCGTGCGCGCTCCGTTCGCCTGGCGCGGTGTCGTGGCATCGCCGCGCGAGGCGATCCTCCCCGCCGACGACACGACGATGGTCGACTACCCGTACGCCTGGGCAGGGATCTTCCACCGGAGCCTCATCGATCGCGGCCTCGCCGCATTCCCGGATGGCCTGTTCACCGCTGAGGACCGGCCGTGGATCTGGCGCCTGCACCTGAACGCCGATACCTTCGCCGTGGTCGACGCACCCGCACTCCTCTATCGCCGCGGCGTCTCGACCTCGCTCACCCGCGTCCACGATCGCCGGCAGCTCGATTTCGCCCGATCGCTCAGCCAGGTGATCGACATCGTGGAACAGGATGCCGAGGCGCAGCGCTTCCTGCCCAAAGCGGTCTGGACGGCACTCGCGCTGAGCTCGCACCACCTCGTCCGCTCCCGGCAGATGACGCCTCGGCTTCGTGCGGAGATGCGCGGTGGCATCCGCGAGCTGCTCCGTCGGCTGCCCGCCGCCGAGGTCGCCGCGGTTCTCGATGACTTCTCCGGAGCGCGACGGAGAGTGCTCGCGCGCTCGCTCCGGGGAGCGGGGCGGGCAGCATGACGCAGCTCTTCGCCCTGCACAGCGCCTATGGCCTGGCCACCGCCGCCGCGGCCATCGACGAGGGTGTCTTCGACGCCGGCGGCCCGCGCATCCTGGTGCCCTTCAACTCCGCCCGCGTACCGGAGACGACGCACGGCATCGATGAGCTCCCGAACCTCGCCCCGCTGCG from Microbacterium sp. LWO13-1.2 includes the following:
- a CDS encoding ABC transporter ATP-binding protein, whose translation is MSAASVLSIRDLTIDIGRPLVRGVSLELEPGRIHGLAGESGSGKTLTALAVLGLLPRQARAGGSITLGGEELLGMPRRALNRIRGRRVAMVFQDPSASLHPQLPVGRQLTDHMRVHLGLRGEAARNRAVELLETVQVPNPAEALKRYPHQFSGGQRQRIAIACALACDPEVLLADEPTTALDVTVQAGILRLLRDLASERELAVLLVTHDLGVMSAIADEVMVMKDGQVVERADRETLFRSPQHEYTRKLLAALPGSRIEEDGNE
- a CDS encoding glycosyltransferase family 2 protein: MRTPSVTVILPAKDAGAFIGTTLETLLRQFDDPAALKLVAIDDGSSDDTGAQMRRYAERFAHAEVLVNPRPVGLATARNQGLAHVEGEAFCFVDGDDWMQPRRLQVLADRLRALDCDFVRTDHVRVAGTERTLVRAPFAWRGVVASPREAILPADDTTMVDYPYAWAGIFHRSLIDRGLAAFPDGLFTAEDRPWIWRLHLNADTFAVVDAPALLYRRGVSTSLTRVHDRRQLDFARSLSQVIDIVEQDAEAQRFLPKAVWTALALSSHHLVRSRQMTPRLRAEMRGGIRELLRRLPAAEVAAVLDDFSGARRRVLARSLRGAGRAA
- a CDS encoding ABC transporter ATP-binding protein encodes the protein MSEIAVLDARDVVVRYPGNPPVIAVDGVSLQVAAGETVALVGESGSGKSSLARAVVGIEKIAAGSVRFRDAEVAPLGIRRRPTALTGIQMVFQDPSTSLNPRRRVGDQIADGIATARHRGEAGSRVEEWLERVGLPTQVATRFPHQFSGGQKQRIAIARALAARPDLLVADEPISALDASTQTSVAALMRDLVAEAGAGMLFISHDLAVVQRIADRTLVMYGGQVLESGPTAELWAEPQHPYTRSLLAAIPEPDGAGRIPDAPTAEDRLNWIEVAPILR